A window of Macrotis lagotis isolate mMagLag1 chromosome 1, bilby.v1.9.chrom.fasta, whole genome shotgun sequence genomic DNA:
CTCTGCTTCTCCTTGAGTATAACAGCTAGAAAAATCTTCTAAAATTATCAcatctaatcctttcatttcagAGCTAAGGAAATCTAGCcattaagtgattcacccaaagTCACAGTCCCTATGACTTTTTCATCtgttcttcaatttcattttcattcttgagCTTGATTCCAGGGTTGGAAACTTGAAAAAAGTTGCAAATATTAGTTGCAGAACTGTTTTTCAGTGACAAATCAAACATATCCTCAGTCCTGTCATGAAAATCTCCCagtgtttctgtctctccctctcccttccaacACTAGCTCAGGGTCCAGCCATCTATGCACCAGATCAAATGATTGCTATAAGTGACCTTGGGAGACCAAAGGGCTCAAAAAGTAAATTGAGGTCCACTGGAATGGAAGCTGAAAATAGGAGTTGAACATAGGAGTCATCCTTAGTCTTTAATATAAACTATCTCTTTCTTGTTCTCAGCATAAAGGAGGTAATGATGGGACCCCAACTTTCTCTATTCTGTGTTTGAGATCCCACCCCCCTATTTCTCTGACTTCATTTTAGCTCCAAACTTATCATTTGGAAAAACTTGTTTGGAAACTTGTTAACAAGCCCTGTGCATCTTGTAATAAACATTTTCATTCTGTCTGATGGCCCCTCAGGTTTTCTCTTGAGGGTAGATAGATGCCCCCTAACTATATCCTTGCATCCTGCCTGCAGTTCCCTCAAGCCTCTTAAGTCCAAAGCCCCCCAACCACATCCTTGGCATGGGAAACACTTTTTGTTTACCCCCATCTTATTTAAGGACCCTATCCCAAACCCTCAGGGTTAATGCCCTTCCTAGCCTAGCCAGTAGAGCTTCAGTGTCTAGCCTACTTCTAACCCTCATGGTTAGTGTCCCCTCTAACTCCCTTGGCCTCAACTCCCTGAAATAAAACTTGTCAACcctaaaacatttaaaatgcaaGGTCAAAATAATGACAGAAAGTATGGAttagacattttaaagttttattctctaagttCTTACCTCTAACCTATAGGTGGAGGCCATTAAGAAAATGACCATCCTTGAATTGGAAAAGGGTGATTTTTATACAGAAACAGAGATTAGGGAAAATTATTAACCTCCTTTTGTGGTTTGATTATGAAAGTTGTACAATATTACATTGCCCAAACTACTTCTTAAAGATCatcatcctttttaaaaaattttttatttatttaaggccatggggttaagtgacttgcccaagcggACACAGctgagcaattattaagtgtttgaggctgcatttgaactcaggtcctcctgactccaaaaccagtgctctatccactgccctacctagctaccccaagactATCAACCTTGTACAAAGCTCTCTGGATCTTCTAATGTCTCTTTTCCGGAAGGACAAACATCCCCCCGCCCCCATTCCAACAAGGGTCTTCCTAAGTATCTAATTATTAAGGGAGTAGATACCCAGGAGTCTCAAGTTCCTATAGTTTGGCAGCATACATGATATGAAGGCTAAGtactctctgaagaaaagaatctTTTACCAGGATTTTAGTTTTGAGAATCTTATACTCTGACAAATTTTCCTTGAGTGAGAGACAGTCTGAGTCTGTGAACTCCTTTCTCAAGGTGCCTCTGCTCCACCTCCTCCATCAGTAACAGCACTGGTCCTACCTGTCTGATGTATAAATTGGGAAATTTGCCCTCCCTCATTCCTAAGACCTTTGAAGGTGGTTGCTAAGTTTATCTACtggttttctaatattctgtttcctctcttgCCCCCACTCCCATCTAACAtgtgaagattttatttttcttattactgTCAAAAGTGACTGATTTTAAACTTATAATCGCTGTAACTGGAAATTCCCCCACTTCAGAAAGTAGTGTTTTTTTAAGAACACTGAAATTAGGGAACAGTGAGGGGTCCAGTCAGAGACACCAGAGTACCTCCTGGTGCTTGGAGATGACTCCCTAAATTGAATACCAAAACAAGGGcttgcctcctcctcctctcagaAGCCCCTGTAGTCCAGATTGTTCTGGAAAGCCTTCTAGAAACCCAAGAGATGACATTGGTCTACTGGTGGATCTAACTGCcacaagtctctcctcactctggTCCCACCTTTCCTATTCTTAAACTTTATTTCCCTTCCACCACCCCACCTGCCTCCTTGGATCCAGGGTCTTTGACCTCCTCAAAGGAAACACCTCATCTCCCCAAGAACAGAATGTTCTGCCTCTTCATCTACATCTCCTGATTTCCAAAACAACAGCCAGGCAAACTGGGAAACCATGTCAATGCTCTAACCCTTGTTGCCTGGACCAATTCAATCTTGGGGACagtttctctgcttttttttggaaaatctAGCCCATCCTACATGAAAGGGAGCCAAACAGGCATTGCCCTGAACTCACTTATGACCTTTCATCCCTCCCTGCATATGTCCTGTGTACAGGACAGCCTTCTGGATCTCTTTGTACTGAGGCCTGACCCTGGGCAGGGAGCAGCAAAGGGCCAGGAGCCTTTCCTGGGTAGCAACTGAGGTGGGATAGGAGGAGGTCACCCTCCAAAGGATCTTTCCTTGTGTGTTGGGGGGGTCATAGGAGGGAGAGGCATCCCCACAGGCTGTTTCCTTCAGGGTCCCTAGAGGCTTGGGGGCTGATTGTAGGAAGTCAGGAGATATTTCTTAATTACCTATTGTACGGCAGTGTCCATGTGGCAGGGACTGAATGGTGGGgacagaaatacaaataaaaacatatagttctggccggctaggtggcgtagtggataaagcacaggccttggagtcaggagtacctgggttcaaatccggtctcagacacttaataattacctagctgtgtggccttggacaagccacttaaccccatttgacttgggaaaaaacctaacccccccaaaaaaacccatatAGTTCTCCCCAAGTGGTTTACAGCATCATGGGAGTAGATATTCTGCAAAAGGACATAACCGGGCTGTGAATGGAAGGAAGGGCAGAGGGGAAGGTGGCCAGGGAGGGGCAGGATGGAGAGGGATTAAGGTCTTCACTCACTAGGGCAGAgtaatctattttaccctagaggaaaatagaggaAGGGGcactggggaggggagggggctgtaGGTGAGGATAGTTAGACAGAACTCACTTTTCAGGAGGGACAGGGAGACgggagagagggaatagaataaacgggaatggggggaaggatgGAGGGCAATAGTTAGCAATCGAACtatgagaaaaaatatggaagcaaaatTTTCTGATGGAATTACTATAAAGAATGCGACCCCCCACAGCcagagctgatggtgtcagaATGCACCCCGAAGCTCCCTgttcttttctcactttatttttcttgaggtctctgtgtgtgtgtgtggggaggggggttatgtttCCTTTTACGAGGGGACTACTGTAGTGATGTGTGTCCTGGCTGCCCTTTTGCACCCACACCCACTCCCACTGGGGGGGCGGAGACTGGGCTCCTCTTTGGCTCTGAATCAGACTGGGCGCCCCAGATCTGGGTGTTTCTGAAGCTAGGATGGGAGGGAGGGCggctccggccccgccccgggTCCCAGGCCGCTCCCGGACAAAGCCAGAAAGATGAAGGGACAGAAGCCGGGGGTTATCAGTATCACTTCAGCGCCTGTTGATGGACCCCATTCTGCCCGGTTACCAGTGACGTATACAGCTGTTTCCTATTGGGCGGCAGAGACTCGGCGCAGCCAATCAGAAGTTACGGATGGGTGGTAGCCGGGCTTGTGTTTTTCTAGGATGCTGGCAGAGCACCTTGGAGCCTGGAGTCGGTCCTGCTCTTTCTCCACCTGTTGggggccctggggctgcctgtGACCCGGGCAGGTGAGGACACCGGGGAGTCATCAGAGGGGGGGGGGTCCCAGAAAACTCTTCCAGCCCCGGGCCAGGGAGGGTTTCCCGGAACTGGCCCCTTAGTCTCaaggtggggttggggggggggggggggctggaagggagaaggaggaaaggaaccTGGGGGAGGAGAGCATTAGTAGGGGTGTGAGGACAGGGGGCCTTGAGATGGAGGTGCCAGGAGAGTGGATGGGGGCATCAAGGAGGAGCAGAGCTGCCTGGGGGCGCTCTCTGGACCCCAAATCCCACATCCAAGAGCAGGGCGAGAACCCGGAGCAGCTCTGATAGAGGAGTGGGAGGGCAGTGAGGGGCTGGTGAGGACTCCCGATTCGGGGGGTCGCTGAGGGGGAGGAGTGTGAGCCCCAGGAATAGGACCTAGAGGTGGGGGGCGAGGACTAAGAGGGGCGTATTTTTTATCTCAACGCGGTAGAATGGGGAGAATCACGAGCGCCCTCTCAGTGCCCCCAACAGCCTCGGGGGCGGCGGGATTTGGAATCCGGGGGTCCTACAAGGATCACCATCCCCCCTTCCCCGCCCCGAGCTTGGCCGCAGACTCCGGGGTCGGGTCGGGCGGATCCTACCCGGAGCTGGGGCCCCGTCCCCTCCCCTCAGACTCTCACTCCCTGAGGTTTTTCTACACCGCCTGGACCCGGCCCGAGCTCGGGGAGCCCCGCTTCGTGGCCGTGGGCTACGTGGACGATGAGGAGTTCGTGCGCTTCGACAGCGACGGCCCCAATCCGAGGGCGGAGCCGCGGGCGGCGTGGATGGAGCGGGTGGTCCTGGTGGACCCCGAGTACTGGGAGCGGAACACGCGGGTCGGGTGGAAGAACTCGGAGCTGTACGGGGAGAAGCTGGGGGCCCTGCGCCGGGATCTCAACCTTAGCCGGGGCGGTGCGTGATGGGGACCAAGGGGGGAGGAGTGGCCATGGGGTCATCTCCCGTCGCCCCCGGCCACGCTGACCTCGGGCTGGGGGCCGGGGTGCAGGCGTCCACACTCTCCAGTTCCTGCACGGCTGCGAGGTCTCCCCCGACGGCCGCCTGCAGCGCGGCTTTTACCAAGACGCCTACGACAGACAGGAAGACGTTGCCTCGGATGTCAAGACCTGGACGTGGACCTGGACAGTGTTCGTGCCCCAGCTGGAGATCTCCAAGCACTCGTGGGAGGAGGAGAGCGAAGCTGAGAGGAGGCTCTGTCTGCAGGAGGAGTGTGTTCAGTGGCTGCACAACTACCTGGAGATGGGGAAGGAGGCGCTGACCAGGACAGGTACCGCCAGCCCTGCCCCAGTGTGCTCTGCATTCAAGGCCCCCACCGACCCTTCTCTCCCACCCCAGCAGCCTCAGCCCCAACGCAGACCTCCAGGGAAACCCTGGTACTTTAGGGTCTGGATGGCGGCTGGTTTCACCTCACCCCATCTAGTCTTGTGACCTTGGAGGGGAGGGCAAAGGGAGAGTCTGACGATACCTCTGACCTTTGCCCCCAGACCCTCCTTCTGTCCGAGTGACCCTCAGTGACACTGCCCACCATGGGAAGGTCACCCTGACCTGCCGGGCCCAGGACTTTTACCCTGCAAAGATCTCTCTGACTTGGCTGAGGGATGAGGAACAGCTCCAGGACACGGAATTCATTGAGACCAGGCCTGGGGGAGACGGAACCTTCCAGAAGTGGGCAGCTGTGGGGGTGACCCCAGGCCAGGAAGGGAGATACACCTGCCAAGTACAACATAAGGGACTGGCTGAGCCCCTCACCCTGAAATGGGAAAACAATAGTGAGTGGAAACTGGGATGAAGAGCAGAGGGAGGTGGAGTGACTGGGGGGAGTTGGGGAAGGGCTGAGGGACTCTCAGGTCACTCTCAACTCTCAGTTCCATTTTAGAGACATCATCTTCATCCACCTGGACCATCCTGGGGGTTACAGTTGgggtcttcctcctcctcctcgctgTTGCTGTAGTTGtattctggaggaaaaagaacTCAGGTGGGCAGGTCTGGGGGGGGTGGTCACCAGGGAGTGGGCACCATGGAGATTTTGGCTCCCCCTAGCCTGGCAGCTTGTCCTGTCTCTAagtcctttctctattttagggACTGTTAGGTCTAAGATGCTAGATGAACAGATCTGTGAATAGAATATTCTTTTTCTGGGGGACACCCTGCAGATCTCACAGGATGGCTGAGattggaggtgggaagggaagaggggaattgCTTCAGCCGCACATCAGAAATGAATATGGGGATTTCTGCCAAAGGACCTGAGTATCCCCCAGTGGGGAATTGTAGACCAGCCTAGAAAACCCATGGATGTGGGGAATGGTCCATTTCTGGCccctctttacttttcttttttattgacattttatttttccaaatatatgttatgaaagtttttcaacatttttcaacATAGGTatctttttaagttacaaaatttccttcctccctaccttcccacccccttcccctcagggGCAAACAATGAGGTTAATATTAACAATATTGTGcacacatatttgtgttaaacatgtttacagattagtcatttttagtatgaagAAGTAGGATTATGGGAAAGtcatacataagagaaatttttaataaagtgttcatgagatttggaagggttttgttttagttttggggttttttgttttgttttgtttttcttcctctggatggaaatAGCATTCTTCATAGCCATTCTAATAGGGTTGTTGCAGCTCTCTGGACTGCAgggaagagctgcttccatcagggttgtcCATTTTacaatgctgttaatgtgtacaatgttctcttggttctgctcccttcactcagcatcagaccctgcaattccttccatgcttttctagattctgaccatttatggtttcttatagaacggtagtattccataatattcatataccacagcttgttttgcaattccccaatggatgggcatcccctcaatttccaattctttgccactataaagagagctgctatgaatattttggaacatgtggaacttttcccattttttatgatttcttctgggtataggtctagaattggaattgctgggacagaggatatgaacattttattgctctttggacagaGTTCCATATcgctccccagaatggttggatcccttcacaactccaccctcaatgcatcaatgttccaatcttcccacaacctctccaacattgattttccctttttgacatcttagccaatctgatagatgtgaggtggtacctcatagttattttaatttgcatttctttactcAATAATATTTGGACCATTCTTTCatctgattatatatagttttaatttcttcatttgaaaactatctattcataacctttgactttatcaattggtgaatgacttataaccttataaatctgatgaaattctctatattttagaaatgagactttatcagaactcctagttttgaagattgcttcccaactttctgctttccttctaattttgacaacattgattttattagtgcaaaaccttttaaatttaatatagtcaaaatcattcattttacagttgtttggtcacaaatttgtcccctttccatagatttgatagagtatttcttaatttcttaatttctattaatttatctatggttttgccctttatgtttaaatcctgtacccattttgactttattttggtataggatgtgagatgtgggtttatgcctagtttttgccatactattttccagttttcccaacatttgtcaaatagtgagatcttatcccagaagctgatgtctttgtgtttgtcaaacagtaccttgctatagtcatttactgctgtttcttttgaacctatcccaatccactgatccatgacgctatttcttaaccagtaccaggcagttttgatgactgctgctttatagtgtagttttgGATGTGGTAGAGTTAAGccactttacattttttcccatcagttcccttgttggtcttgatattttgttgctccagatgaattttgttactatttttcctattatggtaagatagttatttggtagtttggtgggtatggcactgaataagtaatttaatttgggtagaatgaTCATTTTCATTGTATTAGCTTGATcaaaccatgagcaattgacattttccaggtatttagatctgactttatttagataagaagtgctttataatcgTCTTCAAACAGTtcttgggtttgtcttaggaggtagattcccaagtattcaatgttgtctacagttactttaaatagaatttctctttctgtttcttgctcttggacttcgttgttcatatatagaaatattgatgatttatgtgggtttattttatatcttgcggttttgctgaatttgttaattgtttcaaggagttttttagatgatttttctcgggttctctaagtataacatcatatcatctgcaaaaagcgAAAGCTCTGCTTCCTCAtcgccaattctgattccttcaatttctttttcttctcttattactaaagctaacatttctaatactgtattaagtagtaatagtaataatgggcatctttgtttcatccctgatcttagtGGAAATGCTCCTACTTtatcctcattgaatataatatttcttgatggctttagatagatactacttactatttatactccatttattcctacactttctagtttttttaaacaggaatggatgatgtattttatcaaaggcattttttcagcatctattgagataatcataacaTTCCTGTTGATTTTGCTAtagatatgttcaattatgttaaatattttcctaatgttaaatCATCCCTACCTgactggtataaatccaacccaATCATGCTTTATTATCCTATTAATAACTTgatgtagtctcattgctaaaattttatttaagatttttgcatctatgttcattagggagattggtctataatttcctttgtctattttgattcttcctggtaaACATATCAGTGCAATTTGGGTGTCATAacaggaatttggcagaactccttcatctatttttaaaaatattttatatagaataggaaataattgttctttaaatgtttggtagaattcacttataaatccattggatctgaaaactttttcttagggagtttatttatgGTTCCTTCAATTTcgttttttctgaaattggattatttaagtatcttatttccttttctgttaatcttaGTAgatcatatttttgtaaatattcatccatttcattcatgatatcaaatttattggcatatagcttgacaaagtagctctgaattctctcttttttccaccTCATTGGTAATTAgttcatcatttttaattttgataatgGTTATTTGGTCATCATCTTTGTGTtttttggctttttcataaaaccaactcttagttttatttattagatcaatggttttctagctttccatttttattaatctcttccttgattttcagaatttctaatttggtatttaattggggatctttaatttattctttttctaacttctatagttgcatacccaattcattgatcccctttttctctattttatttatatagccatttagagatataaagtttctcctcaaaattGCTTTGGCTGCCTCCCAAAAATTTTGGTATGgtgtctcattatcattttcttgaatataattattgattgtttctatgatttgctggtttgacccactcattatttaaaatttagttatttggtttacaattagtttttggtttatctttcacTGACCCTTTATTACGTGTAATtgttattgtatcatggtctgagaagtattcatttattatttatgcctttctgtgtttgattataaggtttttattctctagtacatggttaatttttgtataggtgccatatATTGCCCAGAAAAagctatattcttttctataccctttaagttttctccagaggtctatcatatataacttttctaaaatttcattcacctatttaacttctttcttttttattttgtatttagatttatctagttctgagagagggaggttgaggtctctcattattaaagttttgctgtttcATTATTCACTCAACTTTCCtgtaggaatttggatgctataccactaggtgcatacatgtttaataatgatataacttcattacttATGGTGCCTTTTTAGAAGGCACCTATGTTGCCCTTttagaagatgtagtttccttccttatcccttttaatgtgattgatatttgcttttcctttatctgagatcagtattgctaaccctgattttttttacttcagctgtagcataatatatttttcgccatcctttttcctttaccctttgtgtATTTgtcttcttcaaatgtgtttcttgaaaacaacatTGTAGGAGTCTGCTTTTTAATCCCTTCTGCTATCCATTTAAATTTTATGAgacagttcatcctattcatatttacagttaagattcctaattctatatttccctccaagttttctttccccatttatatttttctctttctttttctcttattccccctcaccaaagttttattccctttctcttttaacttttattttgaaatttaactttcagtttattttcacttatacctctgacttctcttttatcagtctcttttccccttatctttctcccccccccttcttctaaagtaggatagatttttaaacccaaatgggaatgtatcttattccctctctgggccaaatcaaTTGTATAgcatttactcagtgttcacacccttccttctttccctctaaaattataaatctttgtacctcttcacctGGTGCAGTTTATCACTTAGGtactattaatcagatatcatcaatAACACCTTAATgcattgattgcttgataagctcaaagtgctATTAAggtaccatcacagattgattgattgattgattgattgtttgataagcagcattcctcaaagtcactaagtaccctcccctcttctgtctcattagaagttcACTTTTCAAGAgttatcaagttttttttttttttttaccttaccccatTTTCAAATACACTGTAAGGACAAACAATcctcaaagtatcatccaaagccaaatcatttcatgaattatttgtACCTCTCCCCCCAAGCATGCTTTCTcacacactccccccccccccccagggtacttaaccccttgttaagtaaagtatgggATTAAGAATAACCTTGacttaattaactataagaatttcAAAATGCTCTAGGTATTGGAGGTTCTGGAGCTCTCACTTCAGGACTTAAGTGAGACTTAATAAGATTGTAAATTATGGGAGACACTGTCAGGACTACCCAGCTTATGATGCCCCATCAGAGTAAGTGCTAAGATTTTTTCCGCACAGCAAATTTAAAGTAGGTCAGAGGatactgagacacttaagtttagaataaacactGCTTTTCagcagggctttttgtctcaaacatttgGACCTTtttaatggagagacaagaccaaacatacccatatcctctaactccaatctcttcaattatatttgaccctttaattaacCTAAGGGAAGTACAATTTTttggtttacaaaatattttttaaagatcttctatgaacttttagatttgagtccaattcatagattcttttgaaACTTCCCTTcagagtaatttttcactgatttcttcttccaatgtgggattgttatcatctttatctgcaaactAGTTTTCCATAGTGagctctcttttagcttttttgtttatcttttctgTTTGAACTCTACTCCTAGGGTATAGGGATTATAGATCCAAGGTTTTTGTGCTGGGACTGGAGTCTGATGCCTGCCTCGTGGTTGGCCAAGATATTGTCTCTACAgcccaggccttgcctttgcagaggtttatttccccCTTTATGTTTAGGTTCTgactatgcagtggtttgttcccaacccagtcctgtcttttaccctgatttgtttggggttgggaccctctttgctggcttgctatctagcttccaggatgtctgctgttgtcaagctgtcaggacctggactgcaccTCCTAtgggctttcccactctcccacctcctgggctttacttccccttccccccc
This region includes:
- the LOC141511290 gene encoding BOLA class I histocompatibility antigen, alpha chain BL3-7-like isoform X2; the protein is MSLGTELCPSLRCWRCRSPGQDAGRAPWSLESVLLFLHLLGALGLPVTRADSHSLRFFYTAWTRPELGEPRFVAVGYVDDEEFVRFDSDGPNPRAEPRAAWMERVVLVDPEYWERNTRVGWKNSELYGEKLGALRRDLNLSRGGVHTLQFLHGCEVSPDGRLQRGFYQDAYDRQEDVASDVKTWTWTWTVFVPQLEISKHSWEEESEAERRLCLQEECVQWLHNYLEMGKEALTRTDPPSVRVTLSDTAHHGKVTLTCRAQDFYPAKISLTWLRDEEQLQDTEFIETRPGGDGTFQKWAAVGVTPGQEGRYTCQVQHKGLAEPLTLKWENNKTSSSSTWTILGVTVGVFLLLLAVAVVVFWRKKNSGRGEACGQAADNDRAQGTDVPLQSLVRLGGGSPNERGANIKHSGRVYECLG
- the LOC141511290 gene encoding BOLA class I histocompatibility antigen, alpha chain BL3-7-like isoform X1: MGRITSALSVPPTASGAAGFGIRGSYKDHHPPFPAPSLAADSGVGSGGSYPELGPRPLPSDSHSLRFFYTAWTRPELGEPRFVAVGYVDDEEFVRFDSDGPNPRAEPRAAWMERVVLVDPEYWERNTRVGWKNSELYGEKLGALRRDLNLSRGGVHTLQFLHGCEVSPDGRLQRGFYQDAYDRQEDVASDVKTWTWTWTVFVPQLEISKHSWEEESEAERRLCLQEECVQWLHNYLEMGKEALTRTDPPSVRVTLSDTAHHGKVTLTCRAQDFYPAKISLTWLRDEEQLQDTEFIETRPGGDGTFQKWAAVGVTPGQEGRYTCQVQHKGLAEPLTLKWENNKTSSSSTWTILGVTVGVFLLLLAVAVVVFWRKKNSGRGEACGQAADNDRAQGTDVPLQSLVRLGGGSPNERGANIKHSGRVYECLG
- the LOC141511290 gene encoding BOLA class I histocompatibility antigen, alpha chain BL3-7-like isoform X3; this translates as MGRITSALSVPPTASGAAGFGIRGSYKDHHPPFPAPSLAADSGVGSGGSYPELGPRPLPSDSHSLRFFYTAWTRPELGEPRFVAVGYVDDEEFVRFDSDGPNPRAEPRAAWMERVVLVDPEYWERNTRVGWKNSELYGEKLGALRRDLNLSRGGVHTLQFLHGCEVSPDGRLQRGFYQDAYDRQEDVASDVKTWTWTWTVFVPQLEISKHSWEEESEAERRLCLQEECVQWLHNYLEMGKEALTRTDPPSVRVTLSDTAHHGKVTLTCRAQDFYPAKISLTWLRDEEQLQDTEFIETRPGGDGTFQKWAAVGVTPGQEGRYTCQVQHKGLAEPLTLKWENNKTSSSSTWTILGVTVGVFLLLLAVAVVVFWRKKNSGRGEACGQAADNDRAQGTDVPLQSLNQMYSVARSEELED
- the LOC141511290 gene encoding class I histocompatibility antigen, Gogo-OKO alpha chain-like isoform X4: MGRITSALSVPPTASGAAGFGIRGSYKDHHPPFPAPSLAADSGVGSGGSYPELGPRPLPSDSHSLRFFYTAWTRPELGEPRFVAVGYVDDEEFVRFDSDGPNPRAEPRAAWMERVVLVDPEYWERNTRVGWKNSELYGEKLGALRRDLNLSRGGVHTLQFLHGCEVSPDGRLQRGFYQDAYDRQEDVASDVKTWTWTWTVFVPQLEISKHSWEEESEAERRLCLQEECVQWLHNYLEMGKEALTRTDPPSVRVTLSDTAHHGKVTLTCRAQDFYPAKISLTWLRDEEQLQDTEFIETRPGGDGTFQKWAAVGVTPGQEGRYTCQVQHKGLAEPLTLKWENNSRGEACGQAADNDRAQGTDVPLQSLVRLGGGSPNERGANIKHSGRVYECLG
- the LOC141511290 gene encoding H-2 class I histocompatibility antigen, Q10 alpha chain-like isoform X5 translates to MGRITSALSVPPTASGAAGFGIRGSYKDHHPPFPAPSLAADSGVGSGGSYPELGPRPLPSDSHSLRFFYTAWTRPELGEPRFVAVGYVDDEEFVRFDSDGPNPRAEPRAAWMERVVLVDPEYWERNTRVGWKNSELYGEKLGALRRDLNLSRGGVHTLQFLHGCEVSPDGRLQRGFYQDAYDRQEDVASDVKTWTWTWTVFVPQLEISKHSWEEESEAERRLCLQEECVQWLHNYLEMGKEALTRTDPPSVRVTLSDTAHHGKVTLTCRAQDFYPAKISLTWLRDEEQLQDTEFIETRPGGDGTFQKWAAVGVTPGQEGRYTCQVQHKGLAEPLTLKWENNIPF